In Ancylomarina subtilis, the genomic stretch ATGTTTCACCCATGAAACGCTTGATAGAAGAAATCGTTTTAGTTGGGTTAGTAATCGCTTGACGTTTTGCAGGATCACCAATCTTTCTTTCTCCGTTTTCAATAAAAGCCACAATAGATGGTGTGGTTCTTTTTCCTTCGCTGTTAGGAATTACAACTGGTTCATTTCCTTCCATTACAGAAACACAAGAGTTGGTTGTTCCTAAGTCGATTCCAATAATCTTACCCATTTTATTATTTATTTAAGTTTTTAATATTCGATTTTGTTTTTGAGTTCATTTTTAAACTCGATTGGATTTAATCAAAGCCTGTGCCAATATATTTTCTGCCAAAAGCAATGCATATTTGGCACTGAGATTGTCAAAAAACGGCTTTTACATGTCAGAATTGCTGCCAAAAAGACATGATTGCGTCATCAATCACGAAAGAATAGTTTGTGTTTGGAGCAAGTATCCTGTGACTATCAGATTAAAAGTCGAGTTTGTCTTTGTTTATAGAATATTCTCGTCCATCTAGTTTATCTCTAACTGTTTCAACTTATTTCAATCTTTTTCTAACTTTGCGGAGTAAAGTTGCAATACTTAAAGTAGCTTTGCAGATTGAACTGTTTAAAAATTAGCAACAAAAAAAATGTCAATTCATAAAGAATCAATTAAACGAGTGACCACTCATATTCTTTCGGAGATGAAGCTGAAAGGAGAAAAAATTGCCATGTTAACATCTTACGATTATTCAATGGCTAGTATAGTTGATAAGGCAGGTGTGGATGTGATTCTAGTTGGAGACTCTGCTTCGAATGTGATGGCGGGTCATGAAACAACACTTCCAATAACTTTGGATCAAATGATATACCATGGCGCTTCGGTGGTTCGGGCTGTCAATCGTGCATTAGTTGTTGTCGACTTACCTTTTGGAACTTACCAGGGAAACTCGAAAGAGGCTTTATGTTCTTCTATTCGTATCATGAAGGAATGTAGTGCTGATGCCGTAAAGTTGGAAGGTGGACGTGAGATCCTGGAATCGGTTAATCGTATTTTATCAGCAGGTATTCCTGTAATGGGACATTTGGGATTAACCCCGCAGTCGATTCATAAATTTGGGACTTATGCCGTTCGGGCAAAA encodes the following:
- the panB gene encoding 3-methyl-2-oxobutanoate hydroxymethyltransferase, which produces MSIHKESIKRVTTHILSEMKLKGEKIAMLTSYDYSMASIVDKAGVDVILVGDSASNVMAGHETTLPITLDQMIYHGASVVRAVNRALVVVDLPFGTYQGNSKEALCSSIRIMKECSADAVKLEGGREILESVNRILSAGIPVMGHLGLTPQSIHKFGTYAVRAKEEEEAQKLLEDAKMLEEAGCFAIVLEKIPASLATKVAESISIPVIGIGAGGGVDGQVLVAHDMLGITQEFSPRFLRRYHNLFAEMKGAVENYIEDVKSKDFPNEREQY